From Mucilaginibacter rubeus, a single genomic window includes:
- a CDS encoding adenylate kinase, with protein sequence MLNLVLFGPPGAGKGTQSKKLIEKYDLIHLSTGDLLRGEIAQGTELGLEAKKLMDDGKLVPDAVVIGMISNKLDANKDAKGFIFDGFPRTVAQAEALDQLLESKESAISGMIALEVGDDELERRLLERGKESGRPDDANPEVIRKRIKEYNDKTAPVAGFYQQQDKFTSINGVGSVNEIFAEIVDVNESYKK encoded by the coding sequence ATGCTAAATCTGGTTTTGTTTGGCCCTCCCGGAGCCGGGAAAGGTACTCAGTCGAAAAAACTTATTGAAAAATACGATTTGATCCACCTTTCAACTGGAGATTTGTTACGTGGCGAAATTGCACAAGGTACTGAGTTAGGTTTGGAAGCCAAAAAACTGATGGACGACGGAAAACTCGTTCCGGATGCTGTAGTTATTGGCATGATCAGCAATAAGCTTGACGCTAACAAAGACGCTAAGGGTTTTATTTTTGACGGCTTCCCGCGTACAGTTGCGCAGGCCGAAGCTTTAGATCAATTACTGGAATCAAAAGAATCTGCCATTTCGGGTATGATAGCACTTGAAGTTGGTGATGATGAATTGGAGCGCCGCTTGTTGGAGCGTGGTAAAGAATCTGGCCGCCCGGATGATGCCAACCCCGAAGTGATCCGCAAACGCATTAAAGAATACAATGACAAAACCGCTCCTGTAGCTGGTTTTTATCAACAACAAGATAAGTTTACAAGTATAAACGGTGTGGGCTCGGTTAATGAGATCTTCGCCGAAATTGTTGATGTGAACGAATCATATAAAAAATAG
- the gap gene encoding type I glyceraldehyde-3-phosphate dehydrogenase: protein MKIAINGFGRIGRIFLRNILSHPEIQVVAINDLTDTQTLAHLFKYDSVHRGFKGEVSADDNGLIINGNHIQVLAERDPLNLPWKALDIDLVIESTGKFTSRKGAEAHLTAGARQVIISAPSTDKNVPTVVLAVNDGQVDLQSPILSNASCTTNNVAAMVKILDENWGIIDGYITTVHSMTGDQNLHDAPHKDLRRARAASASIIPTTTGAAKAITAIFPHLDGRLGGAGIRVPVLNGSLTDFTCSLKKQPTIAEINEAFKQAADGPMKNVLEYTEDPIVSTDILDNPHSCVFDAQLTSIVGGLVKVVGWYDNEMGYSSRLADLVVQIAELKKQPA, encoded by the coding sequence ATGAAGATAGCTATAAACGGGTTTGGCCGCATTGGCCGTATATTTTTAAGGAACATTCTATCGCACCCCGAAATACAGGTGGTTGCTATAAATGACCTTACCGACACGCAAACTCTTGCCCATTTATTTAAGTATGATTCTGTTCACCGCGGATTTAAAGGCGAGGTTAGCGCTGATGATAACGGCCTTATCATTAACGGTAACCACATACAGGTACTTGCCGAACGGGACCCGCTTAACTTACCCTGGAAAGCGCTGGATATCGATCTGGTTATCGAATCTACCGGTAAATTTACTTCCAGAAAAGGCGCCGAAGCCCATTTAACAGCCGGGGCACGGCAGGTTATCATATCTGCCCCTTCAACAGATAAAAATGTACCCACTGTTGTGCTTGCAGTGAATGACGGGCAGGTTGACCTTCAGTCGCCGATATTGTCAAACGCTTCATGCACAACCAACAACGTTGCCGCGATGGTGAAAATACTGGACGAAAACTGGGGTATTATTGATGGTTATATTACGACTGTGCATTCCATGACCGGCGATCAGAACTTGCATGACGCTCCACATAAAGACCTGAGACGGGCACGTGCCGCGTCTGCCTCTATCATACCTACAACCACAGGTGCTGCCAAAGCCATAACAGCTATATTCCCGCATTTAGACGGACGGTTGGGTGGTGCCGGCATTCGTGTACCGGTGCTTAATGGTTCGTTAACAGATTTTACCTGCAGCCTTAAAAAGCAACCTACCATAGCCGAAATTAACGAGGCTTTTAAACAGGCGGCTGATGGGCCAATGAAAAACGTACTGGAATATACTGAAGATCCGATTGTGTCAACAGATATACTGGATAACCCGCATAGCTGCGTTTTTGATGCGCAACTAACCTCTATAGTAGGAGGGCTTGTAAAAGTTGTTGGCTGGTATGATAATGAAATGGGCTACAGCAGCCGATTGGCCGATTTGGTAGTTCAGATAGCCGAATTGAAAAAGCAGCCGGCCTAA
- a CDS encoding redoxin domain-containing protein, giving the protein MSLQIGQPAPQFILISSALKSVSLADFKGRKVVIHFFPLAFTGVCTTQLCTMRDSFGYYDGLNATILGISVDSPFTLAKFKEENNYQFDLLSDFNKDVSTAYGAIYDQFVMGLKGVAKRAAFVIDEEQNIIYAEVLEDAGQLPDFKAIAEIVK; this is encoded by the coding sequence ATGTCATTACAAATTGGCCAGCCGGCCCCTCAGTTTATTTTAATTTCATCAGCATTAAAAAGTGTTTCATTGGCCGATTTTAAAGGTCGCAAAGTGGTTATCCATTTCTTTCCTCTGGCTTTTACGGGTGTTTGTACCACGCAGCTTTGCACCATGCGCGATAGCTTTGGCTATTATGACGGCTTAAACGCTACCATATTGGGTATTTCTGTTGATTCGCCTTTTACCCTGGCTAAGTTTAAAGAAGAGAACAATTATCAGTTCGATCTGCTTTCTGATTTTAACAAAGATGTATCTACTGCTTACGGCGCCATTTACGACCAATTTGTTATGGGACTTAAGGGCGTAGCCAAGCGCGCAGCCTTCGTAATTGACGAAGAACAGAATATCATTTACGCTGAGGTTCTTGAGGATGCCGGACAGCTGCCTGATTTTAAAGCTATTGCAGAAATTGTAAAATAA
- the obgE gene encoding GTPase ObgE, with translation MSQGSNFVDYVKICCRSGHGGAGSAHLHRDILTSKGGPDGGDGGRGGHVIVKGNAQLWTMLHLKYRKHVIAGDGDSGGSSLRSGKTGRDEILEVPLGTTVKNAETGEVLFEITQDGETKILTPGGRGGLGNWHFKTSTLQTPRFAQPGEEGREDWNILELKVLADVGLVGFPNAGKSTLLSVVSAAKPEIADYAFTTLVPNLGIVSYRGGRSFVMADIPGIIEGASQGKGLGLRFLRHIERNSVLLFMVPADTSRSIKEEYDILLRELEEYNPELMHKPRVLAVTKTDMLDDELQAEMKKEIPDGIPFVFISSVAQKNIDQLKDLLWKEINASVI, from the coding sequence ATGTCTCAGGGTTCAAATTTTGTTGATTATGTAAAAATCTGTTGCCGCTCGGGCCACGGAGGTGCCGGTTCTGCCCATTTGCACCGTGATATATTAACTTCAAAAGGTGGTCCTGATGGCGGTGATGGCGGCAGGGGCGGCCATGTTATTGTTAAAGGTAACGCCCAGTTATGGACTATGCTGCACCTCAAATATCGTAAACACGTAATTGCAGGTGATGGCGATTCGGGAGGTAGCTCATTACGTTCGGGCAAAACCGGTCGCGACGAAATATTGGAAGTTCCCCTTGGTACAACTGTAAAAAATGCCGAAACCGGTGAAGTGCTTTTTGAGATAACGCAAGACGGCGAAACAAAAATTCTTACTCCGGGTGGTCGTGGTGGTTTAGGTAACTGGCATTTTAAAACATCAACATTACAAACACCTCGTTTTGCCCAACCCGGCGAAGAGGGCCGTGAAGACTGGAATATCCTTGAGCTTAAAGTATTGGCCGATGTTGGTTTGGTAGGTTTCCCAAATGCGGGTAAATCAACCCTGCTTTCGGTAGTTTCTGCTGCTAAGCCCGAAATTGCCGATTATGCCTTTACTACACTGGTGCCTAATTTGGGTATAGTGTCATACCGCGGAGGCCGTTCATTTGTAATGGCCGATATCCCGGGCATTATTGAAGGTGCATCGCAGGGAAAAGGTTTAGGACTTCGGTTTTTAAGACATATCGAACGTAACTCGGTATTGTTGTTTATGGTACCTGCCGATACATCACGTAGCATCAAAGAAGAGTATGACATATTACTGCGCGAATTGGAAGAATACAACCCCGAACTAATGCACAAGCCCCGTGTGCTGGCTGTAACCAAAACCGATATGCTTGATGATGAATTGCAGGCCGAAATGAAAAAGGAGATCCCTGATGGCATCCCCTTTGTATTTATATCATCTGTGGCCCAGAAAAATATCGATCAGCTAAAAGACCTCCTTTGGAAAGAGATCAATGCCAGCGTTATTTAG
- a CDS encoding WcaF family extracellular polysaccharide biosynthesis acetyltransferase, giving the protein MLKTDLSIYNNYPYNPGGNVLKRVLWYYFNAVFFKTSIIPSSAFKVFCLKLFGARIGKHVTIKPCVNIKYPWNLRIGDETWVGENVWIDSLVLIDIGANVCLSQGAILLTGSHNYKKKSFDLITKGIILEDGVWICAGAMVNPGVTAASHAVLTSGSIATNNLDAYGIYQGNPAVKIRTREIS; this is encoded by the coding sequence ATGTTAAAAACAGACCTTTCAATCTATAATAACTATCCTTATAATCCTGGCGGCAATGTTTTAAAACGCGTTTTATGGTATTATTTTAATGCTGTATTTTTTAAAACCAGCATTATACCCTCAAGCGCATTTAAGGTATTTTGTCTGAAACTGTTTGGAGCACGGATAGGAAAGCACGTTACTATTAAACCTTGCGTAAATATCAAATATCCATGGAACCTCCGTATAGGCGATGAAACCTGGGTTGGCGAAAACGTATGGATAGATAGCCTGGTGCTGATTGATATCGGGGCAAATGTGTGCCTGTCGCAGGGGGCGATATTACTAACCGGCAGCCACAATTACAAGAAAAAATCCTTTGACTTAATAACCAAAGGCATAATTTTGGAAGATGGGGTGTGGATCTGTGCCGGAGCCATGGTAAACCCGGGCGTAACAGCAGCATCGCACGCGGTACTTACCAGTGGCTCCATCGCCACAAACAATCTTGACGCGTACGGTATTTACCAGGGTAACCCAGCGGTAAAGATCCGGACACGCGAAATCAGTTAA
- a CDS encoding GMC oxidoreductase, with translation MVNINSGGTAQHTFDAIVIGSGISGGWAAKELCEKGLKTLVLERGRNVTHLKDYPTATKNPWDFPHRGHLPEAIKSENPIAGKCYAFSEATTHFFVKDKEHPYVQEKPFDWIRGYQVGGKSLLWARQTQRWSKFDFEGPARDGFATAWPVSYQDIAPWYSHVELFAGIAGNKDGLETLPDGEFLPPWEMNVVEKHIQNRIMDAYKDRYVVIGRCAHLTKPQPIHLQQGRGQCQARSLCERGCPFGGYFSSNSSTLPWAAKTGNLTLRPDSVVHSIIYDEQKGKATGVRVIDAHTKVATEYYARIIFVNAATLNSNLILLNSKSSRFPNGLGNDNDLLGRYIAFHNYRGSLTATIDGYLDTYYYGRRPAAVMMPNFRNVYKQETDFLRGYMTFYTATRSSWGHAVGGDQIGANYKKNIAEPGGWSVYMMMQGETIPKAANRVSLSKDQKDEWGIPLLSVSVDYDDNDVKSLNDFLQQGAEMLDKAGCKNIAPNDSKQAPGLDIHEVGGIRMGTDPRTSLLNKWNQLHACPNVFVTDGACMTSTGTQNPSLTFMALTARAANYAADELRKNNI, from the coding sequence ATGGTCAACATTAACTCCGGAGGGACGGCTCAACACACTTTTGATGCTATCGTCATCGGGTCGGGCATTAGCGGGGGATGGGCGGCCAAAGAGCTTTGCGAAAAAGGGTTAAAAACGCTGGTGCTGGAACGCGGCCGGAATGTTACGCATTTAAAAGACTATCCAACCGCTACTAAAAATCCCTGGGATTTTCCTCATCGCGGACATTTACCTGAGGCGATAAAAAGCGAAAACCCAATAGCCGGAAAATGTTATGCTTTTAGCGAGGCCACAACTCACTTCTTTGTTAAAGATAAAGAGCATCCGTATGTTCAGGAAAAGCCCTTCGACTGGATTCGCGGGTATCAGGTAGGCGGGAAATCATTGCTCTGGGCCCGGCAAACCCAACGCTGGAGTAAGTTTGATTTTGAGGGCCCGGCAAGGGACGGATTTGCTACTGCCTGGCCTGTTAGTTACCAGGATATTGCACCATGGTATAGCCATGTAGAGCTATTTGCAGGAATTGCCGGCAACAAGGACGGCCTGGAAACACTGCCCGACGGAGAGTTTTTACCACCCTGGGAAATGAATGTAGTTGAAAAGCATATTCAAAATAGGATTATGGATGCATATAAAGACCGATACGTTGTTATCGGAAGATGCGCCCATTTAACCAAGCCGCAGCCCATTCATTTACAACAAGGCCGGGGCCAATGCCAGGCCCGTAGTTTATGTGAGCGAGGTTGTCCGTTTGGCGGATATTTTAGCTCAAATTCTTCAACCTTGCCATGGGCTGCAAAAACCGGTAATCTTACACTCCGGCCTGATTCTGTTGTGCATTCTATTATATATGATGAACAAAAGGGAAAGGCAACCGGCGTCAGGGTTATAGATGCACATACCAAAGTAGCAACCGAATATTATGCCCGCATCATTTTTGTAAATGCTGCCACCTTAAATTCCAATCTTATTTTACTGAACTCAAAATCATCCAGGTTTCCAAACGGATTGGGAAATGATAATGATTTGCTGGGCAGGTATATCGCCTTTCATAATTACCGAGGATCATTAACAGCAACTATCGACGGATACCTGGATACCTATTATTATGGCAGAAGGCCTGCGGCGGTTATGATGCCAAATTTCAGAAACGTTTATAAACAGGAAACCGACTTTTTAAGGGGATATATGACGTTTTACACCGCCACCAGAAGTAGCTGGGGCCATGCTGTTGGTGGCGATCAGATTGGAGCAAACTATAAAAAAAATATCGCTGAACCCGGAGGCTGGAGCGTATACATGATGATGCAGGGTGAAACAATTCCGAAGGCTGCGAATAGGGTGAGCCTAAGTAAAGACCAAAAGGATGAATGGGGGATACCATTATTATCAGTTTCGGTAGATTATGACGATAACGATGTAAAATCATTGAATGACTTTTTGCAGCAGGGAGCTGAGATGCTCGATAAGGCCGGTTGTAAAAATATAGCCCCTAATGATAGCAAGCAGGCGCCAGGGCTGGATATTCATGAAGTGGGAGGGATAAGGATGGGAACCGATCCGCGAACATCATTGCTAAACAAATGGAACCAGCTGCATGCATGCCCGAATGTGTTTGTAACCGATGGGGCTTGTATGACATCTACCGGAACTCAAAACCCTTCGCTAACTTTCATGGCCCTAACGGCAAGGGCCGCAAATTACGCGGCAGATGAATTGCGGAAAAACAATATATAG
- a CDS encoding GNAT family N-acetyltransferase has protein sequence MLREIYLLCRIQVFHWADSALFTLNDFDAHTKDEDIWVAECDDEIAGFMTVWSPDAFIHHLYVDAAYRGRGIGKALLDLAAQTYPSPLSLKCLVKNEAALQFYRALGWQVVEEGHDALGNYFLMKSV, from the coding sequence ATGCTTAGAGAAATCTACCTGCTTTGCCGGATCCAGGTTTTTCATTGGGCGGATAGTGCCTTATTTACATTAAACGATTTTGATGCTCATACAAAGGACGAAGATATTTGGGTAGCCGAATGCGATGATGAAATAGCAGGCTTTATGACTGTTTGGTCGCCTGATGCTTTTATTCATCATTTATACGTTGATGCTGCTTATAGGGGAAGAGGTATTGGCAAGGCCCTGCTGGATTTGGCAGCTCAAACTTATCCTTCGCCGCTCAGTTTAAAATGCCTTGTTAAAAACGAGGCAGCGTTGCAATTCTACCGGGCTTTGGGATGGCAAGTTGTGGAAGAAGGCCACGATGCTTTAGGCAATTATTTTTTAATGAAAAGCGTATAA
- a CDS encoding phosphoglycerate kinase, with the protein MKTIDQISFAGKKALIRVDFNVPLDENFNITDDNRMTAALPTIKKILKDGGKVILMSHLGRPKDGPTDKYSLKHIVSHLSDLLGQQVQFADDCIGEQAVEKSKALGNGEVLLLENLRFYKEEEKGDVAFAEKLSKLGDIYVNDAFGTAHRAHASTAIIAQFFPEAKYFGYLMAAELNNAEKILNNAPKPFTAIMGGSKVSDKIELIERLLDKVDNLIIGGGMAYTFAKADGGNIGTSLVEMDKLDLALSLRQKAKDKGVNLLLPLDNIIADAFSNDANTDIAKTGEIKDNWMGLDIGPETVALFSKVVEESKTILWNGPMGVFEMEKFLGGTKAIAEAVAKATENGAFSLIGGGDSAAAVAKFGMTDEVSYVSTGGGALLEYMEGKELPGVKAIND; encoded by the coding sequence ATGAAAACAATAGATCAAATTAGTTTTGCCGGCAAAAAAGCCCTCATCAGGGTTGATTTTAACGTGCCTCTTGACGAGAATTTCAATATTACCGACGATAACCGTATGACGGCAGCTTTGCCAACCATTAAAAAAATATTAAAAGATGGTGGTAAAGTTATCCTGATGTCGCACCTTGGCAGACCGAAAGATGGTCCTACTGATAAATATTCTTTAAAGCATATCGTATCTCATTTGTCAGATCTGCTTGGTCAGCAGGTTCAGTTTGCTGATGATTGCATCGGCGAGCAGGCTGTTGAAAAATCAAAAGCGCTTGGTAACGGCGAGGTTTTATTATTAGAAAACCTTCGTTTTTATAAAGAAGAAGAAAAAGGTGATGTAGCCTTTGCCGAAAAATTATCAAAATTAGGTGACATATATGTGAATGATGCATTCGGCACTGCTCACCGTGCTCACGCTTCAACTGCTATCATTGCCCAGTTTTTCCCTGAGGCTAAATACTTCGGTTACCTGATGGCCGCCGAATTAAACAATGCTGAAAAGATCCTGAACAACGCACCTAAGCCTTTTACAGCTATTATGGGTGGTTCAAAAGTATCTGATAAAATTGAACTGATTGAGCGTTTGCTTGATAAAGTTGATAACCTGATCATTGGCGGTGGTATGGCTTATACCTTTGCTAAAGCTGATGGCGGTAACATTGGTACTTCATTGGTTGAGATGGATAAACTTGATCTTGCATTAAGCTTAAGGCAAAAAGCTAAAGACAAAGGTGTAAACCTGTTGTTGCCTTTAGATAACATTATTGCTGATGCATTTTCAAATGACGCTAACACTGATATAGCTAAAACCGGCGAAATAAAAGATAACTGGATGGGCCTTGATATCGGTCCGGAAACTGTTGCTTTATTCAGCAAAGTAGTTGAAGAATCAAAAACCATTTTATGGAACGGCCCGATGGGGGTTTTTGAAATGGAGAAATTTTTAGGTGGTACTAAAGCCATTGCCGAAGCGGTAGCTAAAGCTACTGAAAACGGTGCATTCTCACTGATTGGTGGTGGTGATTCTGCCGCTGCGGTTGCTAAATTTGGCATGACCGATGAGGTAAGCTACGTATCAACCGGTGGTGGTGCTTTGCTTGAGTACATGGAAGGTAAAGAATTACCTGGTGTAAAAGCAATAAACGACTAA
- a CDS encoding MraY family glycosyltransferase: protein MLEFLRSYHFVYNVLIVVFSTLVTLLCIPSILHVARARHLYDDVGHFRKQHDQGIPRLGGVAIFVSFTITALLFSIIDKALPVSYLLTACIILFAMGLKDDLSGVNSSTKFLIQFVVAAILVIPGDIRISSMYGVFDIFALPYIPSVILSILVIMLVINSFNLIDGIDGLAATTGIIANSTFAALFIYMQQYELAAISLAMVGAVLGFLRFNITPAKIFMGDTGALLIGLVTAVMAIKFIELSKISTVKLPFIYTAPALIVAILIGPVFDTLRVFTIRILNGKSPFDADRNHIHHRILKIGLTHLQTTMVLACLNLVSIVMVLIFNGLNNSLLIVLIFLLSLSFNWAITYFIRLKRRGFLMFRNFGD from the coding sequence ATGCTTGAATTTCTACGCTCTTATCATTTTGTTTATAATGTGCTCATAGTCGTATTTTCAACACTGGTAACACTGCTATGTATACCTTCAATTTTACATGTTGCGCGTGCCCGCCATTTGTATGATGATGTTGGCCATTTCAGGAAACAGCATGATCAGGGTATTCCGCGTTTAGGCGGCGTAGCCATTTTTGTGAGTTTTACCATTACCGCTTTATTATTCAGCATTATTGATAAAGCGCTGCCGGTTAGTTACCTGCTAACAGCTTGTATCATTTTGTTTGCCATGGGATTAAAGGATGATTTGTCGGGAGTTAATTCCAGTACAAAGTTCTTGATCCAGTTTGTAGTTGCCGCTATATTGGTTATCCCAGGAGATATCCGGATCAGCAGCATGTATGGTGTGTTTGATATTTTTGCCCTGCCATATATTCCGAGTGTAATACTGTCTATATTGGTTATTATGCTTGTCATCAATTCATTTAACCTTATTGATGGTATTGACGGATTGGCTGCAACCACAGGCATTATTGCCAACAGCACTTTCGCCGCGCTGTTTATTTATATGCAACAGTACGAGCTGGCTGCAATTTCACTTGCTATGGTGGGTGCGGTACTTGGTTTTTTACGTTTTAATATAACCCCTGCTAAAATATTTATGGGCGATACCGGAGCCCTGCTTATTGGCTTGGTAACGGCAGTAATGGCTATTAAATTTATTGAGCTAAGTAAGATCTCAACAGTTAAATTACCTTTTATATATACAGCTCCGGCCTTAATTGTTGCCATACTTATAGGTCCTGTTTTTGATACCCTCAGGGTTTTTACTATCCGTATCTTAAACGGAAAATCGCCGTTTGATGCAGACAGGAACCATATCCATCACCGCATATTGAAAATAGGTTTAACACATCTGCAAACCACTATGGTTTTAGCGTGTCTAAACCTTGTTTCGATAGTAATGGTGTTAATTTTCAATGGTTTAAATAACTCTTTACTTATCGTATTGATATTTTTATTATCGCTATCCTTTAACTGGGCGATCACTTATTTTATCCGTTTAAAAAGACGCGGGTTCCTGATGTTCCGCAATTTTGGCGATTGA
- a CDS encoding GNAT family N-acetyltransferase, translating to MVRFINVDELLHVRNEVLREGRLTLDECRFPSDNVEGNFHLGYFVDDELACVASFHPQSYGEFNGMGYQLRGMATIEKYRGKGFGNQLVNFALVYLRGQKADYLWCNARKSAIRFYGGLGFEIVSPEFEVPGIGPHHVMYVKIR from the coding sequence ATGGTCAGGTTTATTAATGTTGATGAGTTGCTTCATGTACGCAACGAAGTACTGCGTGAGGGCAGACTCACCCTTGATGAATGCCGTTTTCCTTCAGATAATGTCGAAGGCAATTTTCATCTTGGTTATTTTGTTGATGATGAGCTGGCATGCGTGGCTTCTTTTCACCCCCAAAGCTATGGTGAATTTAATGGTATGGGTTACCAATTGCGTGGTATGGCAACCATTGAAAAATACAGAGGAAAAGGTTTCGGCAACCAGCTGGTTAACTTTGCCCTGGTATACCTGCGCGGGCAAAAGGCAGATTACCTGTGGTGCAACGCCCGTAAAAGCGCGATACGCTTTTATGGTGGCCTTGGCTTTGAGATTGTTTCGCCCGAATTTGAGGTGCCGGGCATAGGGCCTCATCATGTAATGTATGTTAAAATAAGATGA